The following are encoded in a window of Candidatus Moraniibacteriota bacterium genomic DNA:
- a CDS encoding CHAP domain-containing protein: MKLLAQGVLSVFLVLSSLGAVAGTNECYGYTSTTNHFPCLYPTGNCTWWAAYMRPDIAEVITGSGWDGGNWINKLNGMIPVGSVPGVGAIVEFDGHVAFVTNVLDGGAFRVSEMDATGKLGNGLQYATYYPGSSNTYHRNTDRGSDVKGSWILKGFIYAEDPAIIPGNQFSIRHVGNYGWYPAYSSCIHAESWYGFNNDKKIVRIYRYSNHNPCQWIYETLYPKEVSYNALFGNANACYQ, encoded by the coding sequence ATGAAACTGTTAGCGCAAGGCGTATTGAGTGTATTCTTAGTATTGTCCAGTCTGGGTGCAGTCGCCGGAACGAATGAGTGCTACGGCTACACGTCTACAACGAATCATTTCCCATGCCTTTATCCAACTGGCAACTGCACCTGGTGGGCAGCATATATGCGCCCCGATATTGCAGAAGTGATCACCGGAAGCGGATGGGATGGTGGAAATTGGATCAACAAGCTCAATGGAATGATTCCTGTTGGTTCCGTTCCTGGAGTTGGGGCAATCGTGGAGTTCGATGGGCACGTTGCCTTCGTAACGAACGTGTTGGATGGGGGTGCATTTCGTGTTTCGGAAATGGATGCTACTGGAAAATTGGGTAATGGTTTGCAATACGCCACCTACTACCCAGGTAGTAGTAATACCTATCATCGCAATACCGATCGCGGATCTGATGTTAAAGGGAGTTGGATCCTCAAAGGTTTCATTTACGCTGAAGATCCCGCAATTATTCCTGGCAATCAATTCTCGATCCGTCATGTGGGAAATTATGGTTGGTATCCAGCATACAGCTCGTGCATTCATGCCGAGTCATGGTATGGATTTAATAATGATAAAAAGATCGTAAGGATCTATCGCTATTCCAACCACAACCCGTGTCAATGGATCTACGAAACACTTTATCCGAAAGAGGTCAGTTACAATGCACTCTTCGGAAATGCTAATGCGTGCTATCAATAA
- a CDS encoding ATP-binding protein: MTFKRDLLEEVVADQALSFASRNRGIARLVNFDNHKKSKMITVISGVRRSGKSTLLSQFFDLLGGGHYLNFDDERLSEFVLEDFRTLLSIFDGKKESDTFFFDEIQNVSGWERFVRRLHDEGKKVFVTGSNATLLSGELGTHLTGRYKKIELYPFSFSEYICFKEINITDKTSKNCAKIVRGFDEYAEMGGFPGFLLENDREILQRIYEDILYRDLLVRFQIREVEAFRKLASFLFANVGKNIGYSSLKNILGFASATSVKNYVSFLEESFLLFEMRKYDASLKKQYVSEKKIYAVDNGLRNAISFSASEDRGRMLENAVYMELRRRGKDVFFFKEKRECDFVVRKGIRIAEAIQVCENISDLETKDREVSGLVEAMNVLHLSSGTIITRYEEETIEIEGKKIYIVPAWKWFLEI; encoded by the coding sequence ATGACTTTTAAAAGAGATCTTTTGGAAGAGGTAGTGGCAGATCAGGCGCTTTCATTTGCATCACGTAATCGTGGGATAGCACGGTTGGTGAATTTTGACAATCACAAAAAATCTAAAATGATTACCGTTATATCTGGTGTTCGCCGAAGTGGAAAGTCTACACTCCTTTCGCAATTTTTCGATCTCTTGGGAGGTGGACATTATTTAAATTTCGATGACGAGCGCTTATCCGAATTTGTTTTGGAGGATTTTCGAACACTTCTCTCAATTTTTGATGGGAAAAAAGAATCAGATACTTTCTTTTTTGATGAAATTCAAAATGTTTCTGGGTGGGAACGATTTGTACGCCGTCTTCATGATGAGGGAAAAAAAGTATTTGTAACAGGATCGAATGCCACGCTTTTGAGTGGTGAGTTAGGAACACATTTAACTGGTCGGTATAAAAAAATAGAGTTATATCCATTTTCTTTTTCTGAATATATTTGTTTTAAAGAAATAAATATCACGGATAAAACATCGAAAAACTGTGCGAAAATTGTTAGAGGATTTGATGAATATGCAGAGATGGGTGGTTTTCCGGGATTTTTACTCGAGAACGACAGAGAAATTTTACAGAGAATTTATGAGGATATTCTCTATCGTGATCTTTTGGTACGATTTCAAATACGCGAAGTAGAGGCATTTCGTAAGTTAGCGTCATTTCTTTTTGCTAATGTAGGAAAAAACATTGGATATTCTTCTCTAAAAAATATTTTGGGTTTTGCAAGTGCTACATCGGTAAAGAATTACGTTTCTTTTTTGGAAGAGAGCTTTTTGCTTTTTGAAATGAGAAAATATGATGCGTCTCTCAAAAAACAATATGTCTCAGAGAAGAAAATATATGCTGTGGACAACGGACTTCGTAATGCCATTTCTTTTTCTGCTTCCGAGGATCGCGGTAGGATGTTGGAAAATGCGGTGTATATGGAACTGCGCCGACGTGGGAAAGACGTGTTTTTTTTCAAAGAAAAGCGAGAATGTGATTTTGTTGTTCGCAAGGGAATACGAATTGCTGAGGCGATTCAGGTCTGCGAGAATATTTCTGATCTAGAAACAAAAGATCGAGAGGTATCGGGACTTGTTGAAGCTATGAATGTATTGCATCTTTCTTCGGGAACGATTATCACTCGCTATGAAGAAGAAACAATTGAGATTGAGGGAAAAAAAATATACATTGTTCCAGCATGGAAGTGGTTTTTGGAGATATAA
- a CDS encoding nucleotidyl transferase AbiEii/AbiGii toxin family protein yields MLNREKHELVMTQILKDVYADTFIGPLLGFKGGTAAYLFYGLERFSVDLDFDLLEVSEEKRTIVFDRISQILLQYGTIRDSQQKENTIFLLLSYGAGEYGIKVEVNTRKVGSLYEMKQYFGIPMLVMKKESMFASKLIALIERKKFAARDMYDVYYFLKNNWDIDINVLNKYGKKNIVSFLDECIHFVENTPDNSLLGGLGELVEETKKDFIRNKMKMEIVFFLSIRKEQYKKRY; encoded by the coding sequence ATGCTAAATAGAGAAAAACACGAGCTTGTAATGACGCAAATACTCAAAGATGTGTATGCAGATACTTTTATAGGACCACTTCTGGGATTTAAAGGTGGCACCGCGGCATATTTATTTTATGGATTAGAAAGATTTTCTGTCGACTTGGATTTTGATCTTTTGGAGGTTTCGGAAGAGAAAAGAACTATCGTATTTGATCGCATTTCTCAGATTCTTCTTCAATACGGAACGATACGAGATTCACAACAAAAAGAAAATACTATTTTTTTACTTCTTTCTTATGGAGCAGGAGAATATGGCATAAAAGTTGAAGTAAATACCAGAAAGGTCGGATCTTTGTATGAAATGAAACAGTATTTTGGCATTCCAATGCTTGTTATGAAAAAAGAATCGATGTTTGCAAGTAAATTAATAGCGCTCATAGAAAGAAAAAAATTTGCGGCTCGAGATATGTATGATGTATATTATTTTCTAAAAAATAATTGGGATATTGATATTAATGTTTTGAATAAGTATGGAAAGAAAAACATTGTTTCTTTTTTGGATGAATGTATTCATTTTGTAGAAAATACCCCGGATAACTCTTTACTGGGAGGATTGGGAGAACTTGTCGAGGAAACGAAAAAAGACTTTATTCGAAATAAAATGAAGATGGAAATAGTTTTCTTTCTTTCCATTCGGAAAGAACAATACAAAAAGAGATACTAA
- a CDS encoding CHAP domain-containing protein, which yields MNMLMKTVLYTLLFLSNMGVYAGTDECYGYKSTTSHFACGEYGNCVWWAAYMRPDIARVITGSGWNGGDWYAKLKGTIPVGSVPEVGAIVEFEGHVAFVKDILDEGAFAVSEMDYYGQFGSGVQYATYTPNGDGTYQRNNESKKWTLNGFIYAEDPAVIPGNTFTVRRVGNYAWHPADSSCINAKNWYGLNSDRKIVRTYDDSQVCQWIYETLYPQEVSYNALFGNANACYQ from the coding sequence ATGAACATGCTAATGAAGACTGTGCTATACACACTTCTTTTCTTATCTAATATGGGAGTATATGCCGGAACAGATGAATGCTATGGATATAAATCTACAACGAGTCATTTTGCGTGTGGTGAATATGGCAATTGTGTATGGTGGGCTGCATATATGCGTCCGGATATTGCTAGGGTTATAACGGGAAGTGGTTGGAATGGTGGAGATTGGTACGCTAAACTTAAGGGAACGATTCCAGTTGGTTCCGTTCCGGAAGTTGGTGCAATTGTGGAATTTGAAGGCCACGTTGCGTTTGTTAAGGATATACTGGACGAAGGAGCATTCGCTGTATCAGAAATGGATTATTATGGGCAGTTTGGTTCGGGCGTACAATATGCCACATACACTCCCAATGGTGATGGGACCTATCAACGAAATAATGAATCAAAGAAATGGACCCTCAACGGTTTCATTTATGCTGAAGATCCGGCAGTTATCCCTGGCAACACTTTTACGGTACGTCGGGTAGGTAACTATGCTTGGCATCCTGCAGACAGTTCGTGTATCAATGCAAAAAATTGGTACGGACTCAATAGCGATCGAAAAATCGTACGTACGTACGACGATAGCCAAGTATGCCAATGGATCTACGAAACACTCTACCCACAAGAGGTAAGCTATAATGCACTCTTCGGAAATGCTAATGCGTGCTATCAATAA
- a CDS encoding PD-(D/E)XK nuclease family protein, producing the protein MRISFSSFDNYETCPLKYKYKEIEKIKEPRTKEQFFGTHLHQVMQYIHTPGFVSPSLENALDFYASHWDDSLFENEMENRGAFSQGVDIIQRYYEDNDIANINIVALEKRFEIDIFDEKNQENAHVISGIIDRIDRTADGYEIIDYKTARKMPTQHDADTSIQLSIYLLAFLKMYPKEKNNLKNLKVSLYYLKHRQKITATRTLEDLSEVARLFLSVIENIEQEKFEPRASKLCSWCGFQNICPMWRHSVEKEKIEHQDAQKAIDEYITLKKEITSHNSRIKKMQTIIEDFMNQEGLLRVFGEDKMIEKTYRKTYSFDEERIREILEPLDKWNDVLKIDGIALRKIAGGLPSPTKKSLEEAKKVEKETPGLTLKKRPLEKI; encoded by the coding sequence ATGAGAATTTCATTTTCATCATTTGATAATTACGAAACTTGTCCGCTCAAATATAAATATAAAGAAATTGAAAAAATAAAAGAACCTCGAACGAAGGAACAGTTTTTTGGAACGCATTTGCATCAAGTTATGCAATATATCCATACTCCAGGATTTGTTTCGCCCAGTCTCGAAAATGCTCTTGATTTTTATGCTTCTCATTGGGATGACTCTCTTTTTGAAAATGAAATGGAAAATAGAGGAGCCTTCTCTCAAGGAGTTGATATCATACAACGCTATTATGAAGATAATGATATAGCGAATATAAATATCGTTGCTCTTGAAAAACGTTTTGAAATAGATATTTTTGATGAAAAAAACCAAGAAAATGCGCATGTTATTTCTGGAATAATCGATCGTATAGATAGAACAGCTGATGGTTATGAAATCATTGATTATAAAACTGCTCGAAAGATGCCGACACAACATGATGCGGATACAAGTATTCAGTTATCTATCTATCTTTTGGCATTTTTGAAAATGTATCCGAAAGAAAAAAATAATTTAAAAAATCTTAAAGTAAGTCTCTATTATCTGAAACATAGGCAGAAAATAACCGCGACAAGAACACTTGAGGATCTTAGCGAAGTCGCTCGTTTATTCTTGAGTGTAATCGAAAATATAGAACAAGAGAAATTCGAACCAAGAGCCTCAAAATTATGCTCTTGGTGTGGGTTTCAAAACATTTGTCCTATGTGGCGACATAGTGTAGAAAAAGAAAAAATAGAGCATCAGGATGCTCAAAAAGCTATTGATGAATATATTACACTCAAAAAAGAAATTACTTCTCATAATTCCCGAATCAAGAAAATGCAGACTATTATTGAAGATTTTATGAATCAAGAAGGTCTCCTTCGTGTTTTTGGTGAAGATAAAATGATTGAAAAAACATATCGGAAAACATATTCTTTTGATGAAGAAAGAATTCGAGAAATTTTGGAACCTTTAGATAAATGGAATGATGTTCTAAAAATTGATGGAATAGCTCTTCGAAAAATAGCCGGAGGACTCCCCTCCCCTACAAAGAAATCTTTAGAAGAAGCCAAAAAGGTAGAAAAAGAAACACCCGGTTTGACACTAAAGAAACGTCCCTTAGAAAAAATTTAA
- the murC gene encoding UDP-N-acetylmuramate--L-alanine ligase produces the protein MQMKFPYKHAHFVGIKGAGMASLAMILKAHGISVTGSDSEEIFFTDILLRKAGIKVFSPFSQKNISRFVDVIVYSTAYNQETNEEISFAEEQKIPSYSYPEFLGMITKQKMSVAVSGTHGKTTTTAMLGHVLNFLDKEPSALVGSEVLNWKSGALSGTGPYFIFESDEYQNKFRYYYPWSLIITNVTWDHPDFFPTKEEYENTFKKYVEKIPLHGWIVVSNDDLGALKVTENVASRRLTYGYHKDSKYRIFELSSQKGFAQSFSIQKEGKELGIFSLQLLGKHNIQNATAVIAFCDALGIPLEMVGTALKNFLGTTRRMEKKGEYKKALLYDDYAHHPEEIEASLLALRKTYPKRKIITVFQPHTFSRTETFMDSFALALDYADVVLLLDIYASAREKVGTISSDDLVAKINHITPEKALNVHSLEKAEQILLHSLDKNIVLVTMGAGDVWRVGESILKNK, from the coding sequence ATGCAAATGAAATTTCCTTATAAGCATGCACATTTTGTAGGTATAAAGGGCGCGGGAATGGCATCACTCGCGATGATTCTTAAAGCACATGGAATTTCTGTAACTGGCTCGGATAGCGAAGAAATTTTCTTTACCGATATTCTTTTAAGAAAAGCAGGTATTAAAGTTTTTTCCCCATTCTCTCAAAAAAACATTTCTCGATTTGTGGATGTTATCGTATATTCAACTGCCTACAATCAAGAAACAAATGAAGAAATTTCTTTTGCCGAAGAACAAAAAATTCCTTCTTATTCTTATCCAGAATTTTTAGGAATGATCACAAAACAGAAAATGTCTGTCGCTGTTTCAGGTACTCATGGGAAGACAACAACAACCGCTATGTTGGGTCATGTTCTTAATTTTTTAGACAAAGAACCAAGTGCTTTGGTGGGAAGTGAAGTTCTTAATTGGAAAAGTGGCGCTCTTTCAGGAACAGGCCCTTATTTTATTTTTGAATCAGATGAATACCAAAATAAATTCCGCTATTATTATCCCTGGTCACTTATTATTACTAATGTAACGTGGGATCATCCCGACTTCTTTCCAACTAAAGAGGAATACGAAAACACATTCAAAAAGTATGTTGAAAAAATTCCTCTTCATGGATGGATTGTTGTTTCAAATGATGATCTAGGAGCTCTCAAAGTAACGGAAAATGTTGCTTCTCGTCGTTTAACCTATGGTTATCATAAAGATTCAAAATATCGTATTTTCGAACTTTCTTCTCAAAAAGGATTTGCTCAATCTTTTTCAATTCAGAAAGAAGGAAAGGAATTGGGAATTTTCTCACTTCAACTTTTGGGAAAGCATAATATTCAGAATGCTACCGCAGTTATAGCATTCTGTGATGCTTTAGGAATACCTTTAGAAATGGTGGGTACTGCATTGAAAAATTTTCTTGGAACGACGAGACGTATGGAGAAAAAAGGTGAATATAAAAAAGCACTTTTATATGATGATTACGCCCATCATCCAGAAGAAATTGAAGCCTCACTTTTAGCTCTTCGAAAGACATATCCAAAAAGAAAAATAATTACTGTTTTCCAACCACACACCTTTTCTCGAACAGAAACTTTTATGGATTCTTTTGCTTTAGCATTGGATTATGCTGACGTTGTCCTTCTTTTGGATATTTATGCTAGTGCAAGAGAAAAAGTAGGTACGATTTCTAGTGATGATCTCGTAGCAAAAATAAATCACATAACTCCAGAAAAAGCTCTTAATGTACACTCTTTAGAAAAAGCAGAGCAGATCCTTCTTCATAGTTTGGATAAAAATATTGTTCTTGTTACTATGGGAGCGGGAGATGTCTGGAGGGTGGGGGAGTCTATTTTAAAAAACAAATAA
- the murG gene encoding undecaprenyldiphospho-muramoylpentapeptide beta-N-acetylglucosaminyltransferase: MKRIVIAGGGTGGHIYPSISVIDQLRKRSNEKLEIIYVGSGSELEKSLYEASDRSYTITAGKIRRYFSWRNFTDPFLTLIGWFQSLMYLLREMPDVVFAKGGYVSFPVAIAARMYRIPVVIHESDAIPGTSNRTLGKFAHRIGLGFLSAKEYFLEERVFFTGNIPRLGITEGNPERARKTFSLSESKPVILVLGGSQGSKAINMHIVDILAEILPYAQIIHQTGEGNMKEVEERAKKREGIKPGRDGYHPITFLHEEEMKDAFSVADLVISRAGATSIAEIAACRKVSILIPLASSANDHQRMNAFIVAKKRATLVLEEANLMEKMLAEKIKNILFDKELREEIQKNIAEFDVPDSAQKVADLILECATTSCATTPIKN; the protein is encoded by the coding sequence AAACGTTCAAATGAAAAGTTAGAAATTATTTATGTAGGATCAGGTTCAGAACTTGAAAAATCACTCTATGAAGCGAGTGATCGATCTTATACCATTACAGCAGGAAAAATACGAAGATACTTTTCCTGGAGAAATTTTACAGATCCTTTTTTAACTTTAATAGGATGGTTTCAATCACTCATGTATCTTCTTCGTGAAATGCCTGATGTAGTTTTTGCTAAGGGTGGTTATGTTTCTTTTCCTGTTGCGATAGCAGCTCGTATGTATCGCATTCCTGTTGTTATTCATGAATCAGATGCTATACCAGGAACTTCTAATCGAACACTTGGAAAATTCGCACATCGAATAGGATTGGGTTTTCTTTCAGCAAAGGAATATTTTTTAGAAGAAAGAGTTTTCTTTACAGGGAATATCCCTCGATTAGGTATTACTGAAGGAAATCCTGAGAGAGCTCGAAAAACATTTTCTCTTTCAGAATCTAAACCTGTAATTCTTGTTCTCGGGGGAAGCCAAGGATCAAAAGCTATTAATATGCATATAGTAGATATTTTAGCTGAAATTCTTCCTTATGCTCAAATTATACATCAAACAGGGGAGGGGAATATGAAAGAAGTTGAAGAAAGAGCCAAAAAAAGAGAAGGCATAAAACCTGGAAGAGATGGTTACCATCCTATTACTTTTCTTCATGAGGAAGAAATGAAAGACGCTTTTTCAGTGGCTGATCTTGTTATTAGTCGTGCAGGAGCAACTTCAATTGCTGAAATCGCTGCTTGTAGAAAAGTTTCCATACTTATTCCATTGGCTAGTAGTGCGAATGATCATCAGAGAATGAATGCTTTTATTGTTGCCAAAAAAAGAGCAACATTAGTTTTGGAAGAAGCGAATCTTATGGAAAAAATGCTTGCTGAAAAAATAAAAAATATACTTTTCGATAAAGAACTTCGTGAAGAAATACAAAAAAATATCGCTGAATTCGATGTTCCAGATTCAGCACAAAAAGTTGCTGATCTTATTTTGGAATGTGCTACTACTTCGTGTGCTACAACACCGATAAAAAATTAG